The Astatotilapia calliptera chromosome 19, fAstCal1.2, whole genome shotgun sequence DNA segment TCTGCCTCATTGTCACATATGTTTTGGACATGTCCTAATATCGCTACCTACTggtctaaaatatttaaaactttgtctgatatttttaaaaaacagctcccCCCAGACCCAGTAATGGCACTATTTGCTGTAGCTACAGttaaaaacttaaataataaacaaattcgTGCTCTGAGTTTTATAACATTGCTTGCAAGACGCCTTATACTTCTAAATTGGAAAAATAAAGCCCCCCCAACTCATTCTGCTTTATTAAGAGACACAGTGTATCATTTACAGTTGGAGaaaatttaattttcattaaGAGATAATGTTAAACAGTTTTACCTAATTTGGCAACCCTTTATAGATTACTTTAATAAGTAAAACTGGGAGGTATGGCCTCCTCCCATATCTGCCCcaagattatatatatatgggtCTACGcaggtgttgttgtttttttgttgttgttgtttttgtttgtttgtttgtttgtttgtttttttgggggggggggttcgtttgttttggtttgttggtttgttggtttgtttgtttttgttttttccctctctccctcctttgAATATACTTATTTAGGATaataaatgtgtatgtataGACATAGATATGATTGTTTATATAATGgtaattatattttatgtaaaaaggatggggagaggaagggagggaagggggaaaaagaggggaggggaagggagaaggggaaaaaaaaaccgaTGTCAATGTAAATGAGATATATACTTTGTTGCCTGATTTgaataaagaaaggaaaaaaaaaacaaacagaggtgaCCATGCCTTTGACATTACCGCCCCTAGACTCTGGAATAATCTCCCAGTTGATATCCGTAAATTGGAATCAACTCAGTCGTTCAAATCATGCTTAAAACACACCTGTTCAACTTGGGGATGGCAAGTGTCCTGCACTACACCATGCAATGTAATTTTAATTGTAACTGTACTACTTGTTCCTTGTTCTGCCCGCATTGCAGTACACTAGTCTTtcaaatgtgctatagaaattaattttgacttgacttgacttttgTATGTGGTGATCAGGGCTCACTACCCGGGTACCACCACAATAACAGAGGCCCTGAAGACACAGAAGAAGCTGTGGTCGTCAGAGGACTACAGCACCTTTAACAATGAGGTGGGAGGAGGTTGTTGGGCTCGTATCCTCAACCAGAACTATGTCAATGGACAAATGACAGCGTAAGTTAAAAACAAGCAGTACATGCCagtaaaaatattaaacattacacagaatgtttttaaatttattgaattttaatcaATTTGATGGtaagtttatttttagttagaaTAAAGTGTAAACTTGGTGAATACATGCTTTGGACAGACTGTTAAGCCTTAATGTTGAACAATGTGGTTAATATGACTGTGATCCTTCCTCCAGCACCATCTCCTGGAATCTGGTGGCCAGTTATTATGAGGATCTCCCATTCGGCAGGGATGGGCTCATGACAGCTGAGGAGCCCTGGAGTGGCAACTATGTGGTCGAGTCTCCAATTTGGATCACGGGTCTGCATACAGAGACAGAtagtttgaaaatgtgtttcagaTCAACATAACATTTCTCATAATAGCAAAGTTATTAGAGAGTGGTCAGTGGTCATAAAGGTCAGCAGTGTACTTTTAAATCCAGAAATCATGACACCAACCCTTAAGGTTCTGAGTAAATATAATTCATTATGTCACTGCATTTTTAGTGTTGACTGTATGTTGCATACTGATGGGGTAGACTGCATAGAAGACATCTCACTTGTGAGACAGATTTGATGGGTTGGCGAAAGTTTTGGCATGAAAgcaatctgatttttttttagaagtgAATTAGTTTGGTAGTTGTTAGGTCTGGCTAGTGATTGTTTTGTAACCCtttgttttcaaatgttttcctTGCAGCCCACACCACACAGTTCACCCAGCCAGGATGGACCTACCTGCAGACTGTTGGACATCTGGCACAAGGTGGAAGCTATATTGCCTTGACTGATGGGAAGGGAAATCTCACTGTTGTCATAGAAACAATGGTAAGttagttacacacacacacacacacacacacacacacacacacacacacacacacacatgaatgcTCCTTTTAACAAagctttttgtttcctttatagACTCACAATCATTCAGTGTGCATAAGACCTCCACTACCTCCCTTTAATGTAACATCCCAAAATGCAACTTTCTGGCTAAAGGGGTCTATTGTAAGTTCATGTTATCTTCTTGAATCTTGCTTAGAGTTTCTGACTTGTACATCTCTCATGTTCAAgattatttatttcttcttagGCATCCATTAAAGAGCTCCAAGTGTGGCGGTCACAGTTTGACTTTAAGACGAACAAGCCCTCCTTTTTTGAGAAACTAAAACCCCTGAAGGTGCTGTTTACACTCTGAAGAAAGATGCACCTCAGTGATATGTGGGCACCAGTTTGTCAACTGTAACACTGTCTTTATATGACATTAGCTTGTAGATGGCTCGTTTACCCTGAATCTGGCTGAAGACGAGGTTTACACACTGACCACTGTTAGCACAGGAAGCAAAGGCAGCTATCCCGACCCACCTCCCTCAGCTCGCTTTCCTAAAGTGTACAAGGATGACTTTGATGTTCGTAAGTTAACCATGTGCATGAACCCAAAACTCACCGAATTTTTAACGTCcattaaaatgacataaaatgtgACCTTTATTTTAAATCTGCTTCTGTGTATGTATAGGAAGCCCACCTTTTTCAGAAGCTCCATACTTTGCTGATCAGACAGGAGTGTTTGAGTACTACATTAACCTGACTGATCCTGGACCTCACGTTTTCACCTTAAGACAGGTTCTAACAGAAAGGCCCATCACATGGGCAACGGATGCTGATCAGACCATTAGTGTCATCGGAGACTATTACTGGTGAGTAGTCCTGTGACTACTATGATTACCTTAGTTGGGTTAGTCACTACTATCACTAACCCAACTAAAGTAATTCATGGGGTGTCTGTGGCTGAGGAGgtaggcagacacacacagacacacaaaatatatatatttttttctccaccctgttacattgttattttatacaggCAGAGCCTGACAGTGACATGTGACGTCTTCATGGAGAAGATGAATGCTGGTGGTGTGTTCATAGCAGCCAGAGTGGATAAAGGGGGACAGTCGATCCGCAGTGCTAAAGGAGTCTTCTTCTGGGTGTTTGCTGATGGCACCTACAAAGTTACCAATGATCTTGGTCAGTACAATCTGTCTCTGCTCCAACCTTCTATAAGAATGATCAAAGATGTCCTACCATTAGTTAATGATTGAGTCTTAAAAAATGATCAATCTGTCTTTATTAATGGGCTGTGTACCACAGGGTTTTGATGTTCCACTAGTTAAACCATTACTTACAAAGCAATCACTTGATCCCGCTGTCTTAGCTAGTTCTAGGCCAGTCTTCAACCTTTTGAAAATTGGCCTAACATTAATATTAGATTTGTCAACTCTTTCTCAAATTTTTGAAAGAATAGTCCTAAAACAAGTAACTGATCATCTACAGCGGATTGATTCttattaaaaatgataataatacattttatttaaaaggcgCCTTTCAGaacactcaaggacactgtacacagcAGAATAATAAAAGTAACATAAAAGCATGCAGTTTACATAATCATAAAAACATAAGACATAACACAAATATAAAATTAGAATAGTTTCAGTCAAGTTTCACAACTTATCAAAGTACTGAAACAGCATTAGTTAAGGTTGCACATCATCTCAGTACAGCGTTCCATACTGTTGCccattagtgatgggatttccggctctttttagagatccggctctttcggctcggctcactaaaaagaaccggctcttcaggttggtttgttgctttaattaatttattatcaacaataatataaaattatgcgcaaaaggaattactaatgtaaaaaagtggttttatttatatatgtttaaatataaatatatgcggtggcccctagagacaaagcacgtgcAAACTCTAAAGCatatacaaactccaaaacacatttctagcgttaactgaacttccaaaacagagctacctagatcacttaaattacacaattgaaagcatatgtgtattgtttgtgtatttatagacAAGCACTTACatatattcaaatatttttttttaaaaaaagttcatttacctgtttcaGCTAAACG contains these protein-coding regions:
- the galcb gene encoding galactocerebrosidase isoform X2 — encoded protein: MDCRESALLVSVLLLALALCSAQNYVLSDDGGLGRVFDGIGGLSGGGATSRLLVSYAEPYRSQILDFLFKPNFGASLHILKVEIGGDAQTTDGTEPSHMRYENDENYYRGYEWWLMKEAKKRNPNITLIGLPWAFPGWVGRGKNWPYDYPDVTATYVVNWILGAKQYHDLDIQYVGIWNERSFDIKYIKVLRNMLDKVGLIGVGIIAADGDWSVANSMILDPYLNNSVDVIGAHYPGTTTITEALKTQKKLWSSEDYSTFNNEVGGGCWARILNQNYVNGQMTATISWNLVASYYEDLPFGRDGLMTAEEPWSGNYVVESPIWITAHTTQFTQPGWTYLQTVGHLAQGGSYIALTDGKGNLTVVIETMTHNHSVCIRPPLPPFNVTSQNATFWLKGSIASIKELQVWRSQFDFKTNKPSFFEKLKPLKLVDGSFTLNLAEDEVYTLTTVSTGSKGSYPDPPPSARFPKVYKDDFDVRSPPFSEAPYFADQTGVFEYYINLTDPGPHVFTLRQVLTERPITWATDADQTISVIGDYYWQSLTVTCDVFMEKMNAGGVFIAARVDKGGQSIRSAKGVFFWVFADGTYKVTNDLVGETVLAEGQSGTEVHSWYTLSLTVKGQYASGSLNGYPLWKNAVILTPKAGWAAIGTRSFELAQFDNFALVAE
- the galcb gene encoding galactocerebrosidase isoform X1; protein product: MDCRESALLVSVLLLALALCSAQNYVLSDDGGLGRVFDGIGGLSGGGATSRLLVSYAEPYRSQILDFLFKPNFGASLHILKVEIGGDAQTTDGTEPSHMRYENDENYYRGYEWWLMKEAKKRNPNITLIGLPWAFPGWVGRGKNWPYDYPDVTATYVVNWILGAKQYHDLDIQYVGIWNERSFDIKYIKLLRYTLDKSGLERVKIIASDNLWEPIAFSLLLDPELSTAVDVIGAHYPGTTTITEALKTQKKLWSSEDYSTFNNEVGGGCWARILNQNYVNGQMTATISWNLVASYYEDLPFGRDGLMTAEEPWSGNYVVESPIWITAHTTQFTQPGWTYLQTVGHLAQGGSYIALTDGKGNLTVVIETMTHNHSVCIRPPLPPFNVTSQNATFWLKGSIASIKELQVWRSQFDFKTNKPSFFEKLKPLKLVDGSFTLNLAEDEVYTLTTVSTGSKGSYPDPPPSARFPKVYKDDFDVRSPPFSEAPYFADQTGVFEYYINLTDPGPHVFTLRQVLTERPITWATDADQTISVIGDYYWQSLTVTCDVFMEKMNAGGVFIAARVDKGGQSIRSAKGVFFWVFADGTYKVTNDLVGETVLAEGQSGTEVHSWYTLSLTVKGQYASGSLNGYPLWKNAVILTPKAGWAAIGTRSFELAQFDNFALVAE